GTCCAGTTCTGTCCGGTTAGGACAGACATATCAGACCAAAATTCAGACTGCAGGGTTTGATAACCCCTTGCCGCTCGGCCATTCCGACGCCAGCACGGGCTCCGCCTCCAGATGCGTGAGGCCGTTCCAGCACAGATTCACCAGGTGCGCGGCCACCACTTCCTTGGACGGCTGGCGCTCGTCCAGCCACCAGGTCGCCGCCGTCGCAACCATTCCCACCAGCGCCTGCCCGTAGAGCGTCGCCAGGCTCGGATCCAGCCCGCGCCGCTCGAAATCCCCGGCGAGAATGTGCGCCACCTGATTCACCGCCTCGTTGAGCAGTGACGAATACGTCCCCTCCGCCGCCGACACCGGCTGATCGCGCATGAGGATCCGGAACCCGTCGGTGCGCTCCTCCATATAGGTGAGCAACGCCAGCGCCACCTGCTCGAGCCGCACCCGCGACCGGTTCTGGGTGAGCGAGGCGGTGATCATCTCCAGCAGCGTCGACATCTCCCGATCGACGACGACGGCGTAGAGCCCCTCCTTCCCCCCGAAGTGCTCGTACACCACCGGTTTCGACACCTGCGCCCGCGCCGCGATCTCCTCTATCGAGGTCGCGTCGTATCCCCGCTCCGCGAACAACGCCCGCCCGATCTCGATGAGCTGCTGGCGCCGCTGGGTCCCGGTCATGCGCGCCCGCACCGGCCTAGCTCCCTCGCCAGCCGTCATTGCCCACCTGCCCTTTCGCCCTGCCCCCGAGCACCTTTGCCCGGGGTGCGGGGCCGTCGGCCGCCGCGCGTCGGTAGGTAGCCTATCGACAGACACGA
This sequence is a window from Nocardia yunnanensis. Protein-coding genes within it:
- a CDS encoding TetR/AcrR family transcriptional regulator, producing the protein MTGTQRRQQLIEIGRALFAERGYDATSIEEIAARAQVSKPVVYEHFGGKEGLYAVVVDREMSTLLEMITASLTQNRSRVRLEQVALALLTYMEERTDGFRILMRDQPVSAAEGTYSSLLNEAVNQVAHILAGDFERRGLDPSLATLYGQALVGMVATAATWWLDERQPSKEVVAAHLVNLCWNGLTHLEAEPVLASEWPSGKGLSNPAV